In Rubidibacter lacunae KORDI 51-2, the following are encoded in one genomic region:
- a CDS encoding glutathione peroxidase, with translation MPLPKNLTTLQGGPLSPDVIENKVVLFVNVASQCGLTPQYNGLVKLDKEFGDRGFSIVGVPCNQFGKQEPGTPAEIEEFAKSKYDVNFALLEKQNVNGPSRSPLYQFLVGDGPDIEWNFGKFLVGRDGQLIARFDPKTPPDDADLRAKIEQALG, from the coding sequence ATGCCTTTACCCAAGAACCTCACCACTCTTCAGGGCGGGCCGCTTTCGCCCGACGTCATCGAGAATAAAGTCGTTTTGTTCGTCAACGTTGCCAGCCAGTGCGGATTGACGCCGCAGTACAATGGGCTCGTCAAGCTCGACAAGGAATTTGGCGATCGCGGATTCTCGATCGTGGGCGTACCCTGCAACCAGTTCGGCAAGCAAGAACCGGGGACTCCTGCCGAGATCGAGGAGTTTGCCAAGTCTAAGTACGACGTCAACTTTGCGTTACTCGAAAAGCAAAACGTTAACGGTCCGAGCCGCAGCCCGCTTTATCAATTCTTGGTCGGCGACGGTCCGGACATCGAGTGGAACTTCGGTAAGTTCTTGGTCGGGCGCGACGGTCAACTCATCGCTCGCTTCGATCCGAAAACGCCTCCAGACGATGCCGACTTGCGCGCGAAGATCGAACAAGCACTCGGTTAA
- a CDS encoding glutathione binding-like protein, whose translation MRPQPSGAVAGIALFDSPHRSTVMPSIELHYWPTPNGHKIGIFLEEAGLDYEIVPVNIGAGDQFKPEFLKLSPNNRMPAIVDNAPVDGGDPIAIFESGAILLYLGEKTGQFLPGDRRDRQVALNWLFWQVGGLGPMAGQNHHFAQYAPEKLPYAIDRYVGETNRLYGVLNKQLSDRDFIAGAYSIADIACYPWIVPHAKQHQNLDDFPHLKDWFERIQARPAVERAYAKGKAVSQAATVNADSGRFLFGQTANSVQAMGRQG comes from the coding sequence ATGCGCCCGCAGCCGTCTGGAGCAGTTGCCGGGATCGCGTTGTTCGATTCACCTCACCGAAGCACTGTCATGCCCTCAATCGAATTACATTACTGGCCGACCCCGAACGGCCATAAGATCGGGATCTTCCTCGAAGAAGCCGGTCTCGACTACGAGATCGTGCCGGTCAATATCGGTGCCGGCGACCAATTCAAGCCGGAATTCTTGAAACTGTCGCCAAACAATCGCATGCCTGCAATCGTGGATAACGCCCCCGTCGATGGCGGCGACCCCATTGCCATCTTCGAGTCGGGCGCGATCTTGCTATACCTCGGGGAGAAAACCGGGCAGTTTTTACCTGGCGACCGTCGCGATCGCCAGGTTGCCTTGAATTGGTTGTTTTGGCAAGTGGGCGGACTCGGACCGATGGCGGGACAAAACCACCACTTCGCTCAGTACGCACCAGAGAAATTGCCCTACGCAATCGATCGCTATGTGGGCGAAACCAACCGCTTGTATGGCGTCCTCAATAAACAGCTGAGCGATCGCGACTTCATCGCCGGCGCGTATTCGATCGCCGATATAGCCTGTTATCCATGGATCGTGCCGCACGCCAAACAGCATCAAAACCTCGATGACTTCCCTCACCTCAAAGATTGGTTCGAGCGCATCCAGGCGCGCCCGGCAGTCGAGCGTGCTTACGCTAAGGGCAAGGCAGTCTCGCAAGCAGCAACGGTGAATGCAGACAGCGGAAGGTTCCTCTTCGGACAAACGGCTAATTCCGTGCAGGCGATGGGTCGTCAAGGCTAG
- a CDS encoding tetratricopeptide repeat protein, with amino-acid sequence MRGSYIFLLVVGTIAASGVWGVSARAADRSPGVLLAHFDPELMAELNRAIEERPGDVAAYLQRGLAFNHLEQYEHALADFNKVIRIEPNHVDAYNYRGAMHYRLGNLMAALADFNRAIALDPDFAVVYFNRGYVRRDSGDVPGAIADFEHGAALAEQQGDPNTAAQARAIAVELQQPGL; translated from the coding sequence ATGCGAGGATCGTACATTTTTTTATTAGTCGTCGGTACCATCGCCGCATCGGGAGTGTGGGGGGTGTCGGCACGTGCTGCCGACCGCTCGCCGGGCGTCTTGTTGGCCCATTTCGATCCGGAACTGATGGCAGAACTCAATCGCGCGATTGAAGAGAGACCAGGCGACGTGGCGGCTTACTTGCAACGCGGCTTAGCTTTTAACCACCTAGAACAGTACGAGCACGCTCTCGCTGACTTCAACAAAGTCATTCGCATAGAACCCAATCACGTTGACGCTTACAACTATAGGGGTGCGATGCACTATAGGTTGGGCAACCTGATGGCAGCACTTGCTGATTTCAATCGTGCGATCGCCCTCGACCCCGACTTCGCAGTCGTTTATTTCAATCGCGGATACGTGCGGCGCGACAGCGGTGATGTTCCCGGGGCGATCGCCGATTTCGAGCACGGTGCGGCGCTGGCCGAACAACAAGGAGATCCCAATACGGCTGCGCAAGCCCGTGCTATTGCGGTCGAATTGCAGCAGCCCGGTTTATAG
- a CDS encoding SRPBCC family protein translates to MIVLPSPRQRYEQSIQIRASATAVEQCLSDRALMHRWLNPALRCDPIGAWSTDLGSRCRFLLRVPLWEPSLIATVVERAPGTIVWEFEGFFRGCDRWECQPNTAGTRLLNRFEFEIPNALVRWGFKTFAASWTRADMEAQLRRLKRVAEEIYLLQK, encoded by the coding sequence ATGATCGTTCTTCCATCACCTCGTCAACGTTACGAACAATCGATTCAAATTCGCGCGAGCGCGACGGCTGTCGAGCAATGTCTGAGCGATCGCGCCTTAATGCATCGCTGGCTCAATCCGGCGCTGCGCTGCGATCCGATCGGCGCGTGGAGTACTGACCTAGGCAGCCGCTGTCGTTTTTTGCTGCGAGTGCCGCTGTGGGAGCCGAGCTTGATCGCGACTGTGGTCGAACGCGCGCCGGGTACGATTGTGTGGGAGTTCGAGGGATTCTTTCGCGGTTGCGATCGCTGGGAGTGCCAGCCCAATACGGCCGGTACGCGCTTGCTCAATCGTTTTGAGTTCGAGATCCCGAATGCGCTCGTGCGCTGGGGATTCAAAACATTCGCTGCGAGCTGGACGCGCGCGGACATGGAAGCACAGTTGCGGCGGCTGAAGCGCGTAGCCGAGGAGATTTACTTATTACAGAAGTAG
- a CDS encoding mechanosensitive ion channel has translation MVRATHMMLSFSTPHLAQGAPQALNSIADTFAGFVGDAIVAVIYLLAGFVIAFVAARLVRTALHQTDLDNRLASWLAGRESGETVPMEKWAGDIVFWVIVLFALVASLQALKLDAVTEPLNTLLDRITSFVPQVGGALLLLALAWLLATLARLLTTRMLRAMEMDRRFGQQIVGQDENAEPLSASETIGNTLYWFVFLLFLPSILSTLQLEGTLVPVQGMLDSILAVLPNIFGAVLIGSIGWAVAQVVRRAVTNLLLSSGAERLGARLGMNGSEEGQSLSGIVGTLVYVLVLIPVAIAALQTLEIEAISEPAIAMLDRVLSALPKIFTAGLILFLAFLGGQFVRELVASVLKSVGFDNLFEWLGITLNADDVAGEPPTDVVAPQETAGETTSEPSSRLHVQTPSEFAGTVTLVGLLLFATLAAVNVLEIDALTILIAGIVEISGRVLSGMVVLAIGLFFANLSFKLVQSSGVRQSRFLAQSARVAITIFSIALSLDQIGIASDIVNLAFGLLFGAIAVAIALAFGLGGRDIAAEQAREWLESFKSDDNE, from the coding sequence ATGGTACGCGCAACTCACATGATGCTATCCTTCTCGACGCCGCACTTGGCCCAGGGGGCACCGCAAGCCTTGAATTCGATCGCGGATACTTTCGCCGGATTCGTCGGCGACGCGATCGTCGCGGTTATTTACCTGCTAGCGGGCTTTGTCATAGCGTTTGTAGCTGCACGTCTAGTCCGGACTGCCTTGCACCAAACCGACCTCGACAACCGTTTGGCCTCCTGGTTGGCCGGGCGGGAAAGTGGCGAGACGGTCCCCATGGAGAAATGGGCAGGCGACATCGTTTTTTGGGTGATCGTACTTTTTGCACTGGTAGCCTCGCTACAAGCGCTGAAACTCGATGCCGTGACGGAGCCGCTGAATACTCTCCTCGATCGCATCACGAGCTTCGTACCGCAGGTAGGTGGAGCGCTGTTGCTGTTGGCACTGGCATGGTTGCTCGCGACGCTGGCGCGCTTGCTAACGACACGGATGCTGCGCGCGATGGAAATGGACCGTCGCTTTGGCCAGCAAATCGTCGGCCAGGACGAGAATGCAGAGCCGCTCTCGGCTAGCGAAACCATCGGGAATACGCTGTACTGGTTTGTTTTCCTACTGTTCTTGCCGTCAATCCTGAGCACGCTTCAGCTGGAAGGTACGCTGGTGCCGGTACAGGGCATGCTCGACAGCATCCTGGCGGTGCTGCCGAATATCTTTGGGGCCGTTCTGATCGGTTCGATCGGTTGGGCGGTCGCACAAGTGGTGCGGCGAGCCGTTACAAATTTGCTGCTCTCGTCGGGAGCAGAACGTTTGGGCGCGCGCCTGGGGATGAACGGTAGCGAGGAAGGTCAGTCGCTCTCAGGGATCGTCGGTACGCTGGTGTACGTGCTGGTGCTGATTCCAGTTGCGATCGCGGCCCTGCAGACATTGGAGATCGAGGCGATCTCCGAGCCGGCGATCGCGATGCTCGATCGGGTCTTGAGCGCGCTACCGAAGATCTTCACGGCGGGGTTGATTCTGTTCTTAGCGTTTTTGGGCGGACAGTTCGTCCGGGAACTCGTGGCAAGCGTGTTGAAGAGCGTCGGCTTCGACAACTTGTTCGAGTGGTTGGGTATCACGCTCAATGCGGACGATGTGGCGGGCGAACCGCCGACAGATGTTGTCGCACCGCAAGAAACGGCTGGAGAGACAACATCAGAACCGTCATCCCGTCTGCACGTCCAGACGCCCTCAGAATTCGCGGGCACGGTGACGCTCGTCGGTCTCTTACTGTTTGCCACGCTGGCAGCTGTCAACGTTCTGGAGATCGATGCGCTGACGATTTTGATCGCTGGCATCGTCGAGATATCAGGTCGGGTACTTTCGGGTATGGTGGTGCTGGCGATCGGTCTGTTCTTCGCCAATTTGTCGTTCAAGCTGGTGCAAAGCTCTGGCGTGCGGCAATCGCGATTTCTCGCCCAGTCCGCGCGGGTGGCAATTACCATCTTCTCGATCGCTTTATCTCTGGATCAAATCGGTATCGCTTCCGATATCGTCAACCTAGCGTTCGGTCTTCTCTTCGGAGCGATTGCGGTAGCGATCGCACTTGCATTCGGGTTGGGCGGGCGCGACATCGCCGCCGAGCAAGCTCGCGAGTGGCTAGAGTCGTTTAAGTCTGACGACAACGAGTAG
- a CDS encoding bacteriohemerythrin: MSIAPWSDEYCTDHHVIDTQHQTLFELVNRIHDAIIAGESHCSAVRAMLADFEVLAQEHFELEEELMRTYQYPNYEVHFGMHRRLCRKVRSALEKYDRDTDAFSHDVPQVLADWMIHHIRGEDRQTIAFLQSRIKAPATTLKA, translated from the coding sequence ATGTCTATCGCGCCTTGGAGTGATGAATACTGCACCGATCATCACGTCATTGATACTCAACACCAAACCCTCTTCGAACTCGTCAACCGCATTCATGATGCCATCATTGCGGGCGAGAGCCACTGTTCGGCCGTGCGGGCAATGCTCGCCGATTTTGAGGTTCTAGCCCAAGAACACTTCGAGCTTGAAGAAGAGTTGATGCGCACCTACCAGTACCCGAATTATGAGGTCCACTTCGGCATGCATCGCAGGCTGTGCCGAAAAGTCCGCAGCGCTCTTGAGAAGTACGATCGAGATACCGATGCTTTCTCGCACGATGTGCCTCAAGTTCTTGCAGATTGGATGATTCACCATATCCGCGGTGAAGATCGACAGACGATCGCGTTCCTCCAATCCCGGATTAAGGCTCCAGCCACAACCCTCAAAGCCTGA
- a CDS encoding SulP family inorganic anion transporter translates to MGAYKPRSLPEARVGTGLDEVLFGDSNLTIQQLKQEWFSNVRADLLAGMVVALALIPEAIAFSIVAGVDPKVGLYASFIIAVTTAIFGGRPGLISAATGAMALLMVDLVKEHGLPYLFAAGILTGIIQICFGWLKLGRKLKYVPRAVMVGFVNALAILIFQSQLPQLTDVSISVYVMVAASLGIIYVLPRFTKAVPSPLVAIVVMTAIALGLGLDVPTVGDMGELPSSLPPFAIPQVPLSLETLEIIFPYAAALATVGLLESLLTASLIDEVTDTPSDKNQEATGQGIANIIASFFGGMAGCAMIGQSVINIRSGGRGRLSTFGAGILLLFFILVLSDWVQQIPMAALVAVMIVVSVGTFNWLSITQARLIPRSETAAMLTTVLITLLTHNLAIGVAVGIALSTVFFSRKIAKLVFVDSVLSADGKERTYNIGGQIFFIAIDDLLEKFNFREGLERVTLNFSHAHIWDQAAVAALDHIAIKFRRYGTEVKTIGLNEASAELVEKLGIHHNPDAEQDLAVH, encoded by the coding sequence ATGGGTGCTTACAAACCGCGCAGTTTGCCTGAAGCTCGAGTCGGAACTGGGTTGGACGAAGTGCTATTCGGAGACAGCAACTTGACTATTCAGCAACTCAAACAAGAGTGGTTTTCCAACGTACGGGCCGATTTGCTGGCCGGAATGGTGGTCGCATTGGCCTTAATTCCGGAAGCGATCGCTTTTTCCATTGTTGCTGGAGTCGATCCTAAAGTCGGGTTGTATGCCTCCTTCATCATTGCCGTCACGACAGCGATTTTTGGCGGACGTCCTGGTTTGATATCTGCTGCCACGGGCGCGATGGCGCTGTTGATGGTGGATTTAGTGAAAGAGCACGGGTTGCCGTATCTCTTTGCTGCCGGCATTTTGACTGGGATTATCCAGATTTGCTTCGGCTGGCTCAAGTTGGGACGCAAACTCAAGTACGTTCCGCGCGCGGTGATGGTAGGGTTCGTCAACGCCCTGGCGATTTTGATTTTTCAATCGCAGCTGCCCCAACTGACCGATGTATCGATATCGGTTTACGTCATGGTTGCTGCATCTTTAGGAATCATCTATGTCTTGCCGCGTTTCACTAAGGCAGTTCCTTCGCCGCTGGTAGCGATCGTTGTGATGACGGCGATCGCTCTGGGTTTAGGACTAGACGTACCGACCGTTGGCGACATGGGCGAACTCCCCTCAAGCTTGCCGCCGTTTGCAATTCCCCAGGTTCCGCTCAGCCTAGAAACGCTAGAAATTATCTTTCCCTACGCGGCCGCTCTGGCGACCGTTGGGTTGTTGGAATCCCTATTAACAGCATCTTTGATAGATGAGGTGACCGATACCCCAAGCGACAAAAACCAAGAAGCGACTGGTCAGGGAATTGCCAATATCATCGCGAGCTTTTTCGGCGGCATGGCAGGATGCGCGATGATCGGGCAGTCGGTCATCAACATTCGGTCTGGCGGACGGGGGCGACTTTCGACGTTCGGGGCCGGCATTTTGCTGCTGTTCTTTATCTTGGTCCTATCAGATTGGGTGCAGCAGATTCCCATGGCAGCTCTGGTTGCAGTGATGATCGTGGTGTCCGTCGGGACATTTAACTGGTTGTCCATCACTCAGGCACGCCTCATCCCCCGCAGCGAAACAGCGGCGATGCTCACAACGGTGCTGATCACACTCCTAACCCACAACTTGGCAATCGGGGTGGCGGTCGGAATTGCCTTGAGCACGGTTTTCTTCTCCCGCAAGATCGCCAAACTCGTGTTTGTGGATTCGGTCCTCAGTGCGGATGGTAAGGAGCGAACTTACAACATCGGGGGACAGATTTTCTTTATCGCGATCGACGATCTCCTTGAGAAATTCAACTTCCGCGAGGGACTCGAACGAGTAACCCTCAACTTCAGCCACGCTCACATCTGGGACCAAGCTGCTGTCGCTGCACTCGACCACATCGCGATCAAGTTCCGCCGCTACGGAACAGAGGTAAAAACAATCGGCTTAAACGAAGCTAGTGCCGAGTTGGTCGAGAAGTTGGGCATCCACCACAACCCCGATGCCGAACAAGATCTTGCCGTTCACTGA
- a CDS encoding chromophore lyase CpcT/CpeT, translating to MLASWLAGEFENQVQAREQPAWFVHLRWWNRPLPIAIDGYVALFAEQSPVANPERVYRQRVLVLQPGASKREDCAVQYYACKQPDRWRGGGRERALLAALSPDDLEFLPGCRLAVTYSAGTFQARLPEGTRCQFYVGGTLCEIALGFDVTASEYRSRDKGIDPETGKTIWGGLMGPYLLIRQQSFANELLL from the coding sequence ATGCTCGCGAGCTGGTTGGCAGGTGAGTTCGAAAACCAGGTACAGGCGCGAGAGCAACCGGCGTGGTTCGTGCATTTGCGGTGGTGGAATCGACCGCTGCCGATCGCGATCGACGGCTACGTGGCCCTGTTTGCCGAACAGTCACCGGTCGCGAACCCCGAGCGCGTGTATCGACAGCGCGTGCTAGTACTCCAGCCCGGAGCATCGAAGCGGGAAGACTGCGCGGTGCAATACTATGCCTGCAAGCAACCCGATCGCTGGCGCGGCGGCGGACGCGAGCGGGCTCTCCTCGCCGCCCTCAGTCCGGACGATTTGGAGTTTCTGCCCGGCTGTCGGCTCGCCGTGACCTACAGCGCAGGCACCTTTCAAGCGCGACTGCCCGAGGGAACGCGCTGCCAGTTCTATGTCGGTGGGACGTTGTGTGAGATCGCGCTGGGCTTCGACGTAACGGCAAGCGAATACCGCAGCCGCGACAAGGGAATCGACCCCGAAACGGGCAAGACGATTTGGGGCGGGCTCATGGGTCCTTACTTGTTAATAAGGCAACAGAGCTTTGCTAACGAGTTGTTGCTATGA
- a CDS encoding CTP synthase translates to MTKFVFVTGGVVSSIGKGIVAASLGRLLKSRDYSVSILKLDPYINVDPGTMSPFQHGEVFVTDDGAETDLDLGHYERFTDTPMSRLNSVTTGSIYQAVINKERRGDYEGGTVQVIPHITNEIKARILRVAQNTNPDVVLVEIGGTVGDIESLPFLEALRQFRKEVGRDNAVYMHVTLVPWIPAAGEMKTKPTQHSVKELRSIGIQPDVLVCRCHRPLDLGLKEKVSEFCDVPIASVVEARDAASIYAVPLVLEREGLAQQTLDLLRLDDRVPDLQQWQNLVDRLEHPQQQVEVGIVGKYIQLGDAYLSLIEALRHAAIAFDCKVKLRWVSAEDLETNDPEQYLQNVSGIVVPGGFGVRGVNGKIRAVQYAREQRVPFLGLCLGMQCATIEWARNIAHLETANSSEFDPETPNPVIALLPEQHDVVDIGGTLRLGLYPCRLEPHTRAAALYNREVVYERHRHRYEFNNAYRTLFLESGYAIGGTSPDGRLVEAIELPGHPFFIATQFHPEFLSRPNHPHPLFSGFIEACLQQRAEALSAPEVGTLAENGTGSEPLLATGQL, encoded by the coding sequence ATGACCAAATTTGTCTTCGTTACGGGCGGCGTTGTATCGAGTATCGGGAAAGGCATCGTAGCGGCGAGCCTCGGCCGGTTGCTGAAGTCGCGCGACTATTCGGTGTCGATTCTCAAACTCGATCCCTACATCAACGTCGACCCCGGCACGATGAGCCCGTTCCAGCACGGCGAAGTCTTTGTCACCGACGACGGTGCGGAAACCGACCTCGACCTCGGACACTACGAACGCTTCACCGACACACCCATGTCGCGGCTCAACAGCGTCACCACCGGTTCGATCTACCAAGCCGTGATCAATAAGGAACGACGCGGCGACTACGAAGGCGGGACGGTGCAGGTGATCCCGCACATTACCAACGAGATCAAAGCGCGCATCTTGCGTGTTGCCCAAAACACCAACCCCGATGTCGTCCTCGTGGAAATCGGCGGTACCGTTGGCGATATCGAATCCCTACCGTTCCTGGAAGCCCTGCGGCAATTCCGCAAAGAAGTCGGGCGCGACAACGCGGTTTACATGCACGTCACCCTCGTGCCCTGGATTCCGGCCGCGGGGGAAATGAAAACCAAGCCCACCCAGCATTCTGTCAAGGAACTGCGCTCGATCGGCATCCAGCCCGACGTGTTGGTCTGCCGCTGCCACCGCCCCCTCGACCTCGGACTTAAGGAAAAAGTGTCCGAGTTCTGCGACGTTCCCATTGCCTCCGTCGTCGAAGCCCGCGACGCGGCTAGTATCTATGCCGTCCCGCTTGTCCTCGAGCGCGAAGGTCTCGCTCAACAAACCCTCGACCTGCTGAGGCTGGACGATCGCGTACCGGACCTGCAGCAATGGCAAAACCTTGTCGATCGCCTCGAACATCCGCAACAACAAGTGGAAGTCGGTATCGTTGGCAAGTACATTCAGCTCGGCGACGCCTACCTCTCTCTCATCGAAGCCCTGCGCCACGCCGCGATCGCCTTCGACTGTAAGGTGAAACTGCGTTGGGTCAGTGCCGAAGATTTAGAGACCAACGACCCCGAGCAATACTTGCAAAATGTCAGCGGCATCGTCGTGCCGGGCGGATTCGGCGTGCGCGGCGTCAACGGCAAAATTCGCGCCGTCCAGTATGCTCGCGAGCAGCGCGTGCCGTTTTTGGGGCTGTGTCTGGGCATGCAGTGCGCGACGATCGAGTGGGCGCGCAACATCGCTCACTTAGAAACCGCCAACAGCTCCGAGTTCGATCCCGAAACGCCTAACCCGGTGATCGCACTCTTGCCGGAGCAACACGACGTGGTCGATATCGGCGGGACGCTCCGGCTGGGGTTATATCCGTGCCGGCTGGAGCCGCATACGCGCGCGGCAGCACTCTACAACCGCGAAGTAGTGTACGAACGCCACCGCCACCGCTACGAATTCAATAACGCTTATCGCACGCTGTTTCTGGAGTCGGGCTACGCGATCGGCGGCACGTCACCGGACGGCCGTCTGGTCGAGGCAATCGAGCTGCCGGGCCACCCGTTCTTCATTGCCACGCAGTTCCACCCTGAGTTTCTCTCGCGCCCGAACCACCCGCATCCATTGTTCTCGGGCTTCATCGAGGCTTGTTTGCAGCAGCGTGCAGAAGCTCTGAGTGCCCCGGAGGTCGGCACCCTAGCCGAGAATGGCACCGGTTCCGAGCCGCTGTTAGCAACCGGTCAGTTGTAA
- a CDS encoding DUF3181 family protein — protein MSDQNVTRELEALAAEIGDKVYIDVAKWHLYLRDAHLHSVVAARIYPLLESRTLSEDAVLDILRDIPVKLGGGRKQLPLADLLPMQGQVALLDLLEEYQEQL, from the coding sequence ATGTCTGACCAAAATGTCACGCGCGAACTCGAAGCACTCGCTGCTGAAATTGGCGACAAGGTTTACATCGACGTCGCCAAATGGCACCTCTACCTGCGCGATGCTCACTTGCACTCAGTCGTTGCCGCACGCATTTACCCGCTCCTAGAAAGCCGCACGCTGAGCGAAGATGCTGTTCTGGATATCTTGCGGGATATCCCCGTGAAGCTCGGTGGCGGGCGCAAACAACTACCCCTTGCCGATCTGTTGCCGATGCAAGGGCAAGTTGCGCTGCTCGATCTGCTCGAAGAATATCAGGAGCAGCTCTGA
- a CDS encoding 2TM domain-containing protein, which produces MPPRWPRQPTREDPAFRRLDDRMTFAVHVALCLAVNSGMWFFYQVLQADWSWAKWVTGSWLLLLLLHLFYISAIADYSAPNAAASPSTGTEDV; this is translated from the coding sequence ATGCCTCCACGCTGGCCGCGCCAACCCACCCGCGAAGACCCGGCTTTCCGACGCTTGGACGATCGCATGACCTTTGCCGTGCACGTGGCATTGTGCTTGGCAGTTAATTCCGGGATGTGGTTTTTCTACCAAGTGCTCCAAGCAGACTGGTCGTGGGCGAAGTGGGTGACTGGCAGCTGGCTGCTGCTGCTGCTGCTACACCTGTTTTACATTTCCGCGATCGCTGACTATTCCGCACCGAATGCAGCCGCGAGTCCATCTACAGGTACAGAAGATGTCTGA
- a CDS encoding fasciclin domain-containing protein, with product MPDIVDIAANTEGFSTLVAAVKAAGLVEVLKGSGPFTVFAPTDEAFSKLPPGTVQTLVQNPPQLARILKYHVVSGKLKQADLVGRDRLVSVEGSEIGLDLSDGFEVKNATVVIPDIEADNGVIHVIDGVILMG from the coding sequence ATGCCAGATATTGTCGATATTGCTGCCAACACGGAAGGATTCTCGACCCTCGTCGCGGCAGTCAAGGCCGCCGGACTCGTTGAGGTCTTGAAGGGAAGTGGACCATTTACGGTGTTTGCTCCCACCGATGAGGCCTTCTCCAAACTGCCGCCGGGCACGGTACAAACCCTGGTGCAGAATCCGCCGCAGCTTGCCCGGATCCTCAAGTATCACGTCGTTTCCGGCAAGCTCAAGCAAGCCGATCTGGTCGGACGCGATCGGCTCGTTTCCGTTGAAGGTTCTGAGATCGGTCTCGATCTGTCTGACGGCTTCGAGGTTAAGAATGCCACGGTTGTTATACCCGACATTGAGGCAGATAACGGCGTCATTCACGTCATCGATGGCGTCATTCTGATGGGCTAG
- a CDS encoding glycosyltransferase family 39 protein, producing MKRYAQSWVLALGLMIRIAWAIAVPVQPVSDSIAYDTLARSLVSGSGYGFQPGDPSAYWPPGTSFVYAVLYAIFGTNYLPVVLLNLGLFLILSAVTMSLTAQWFGRRTAIITGILLACWPLHVQMTTILASELLFTTLVVVAWRIWLNEQITLRLRTIAVGILMGGAVYVRTTALLLPGLFVWVRSIKIRKLFESAIAGLLVLIIALGLVAPWSYRNYRVLGELVLVSTNGGPVFWMGNNSESTGDYMPLPPEVKGMSEVERASYLKKLAVQHVREQPLQFVRRSVVRLFKTHNRETIGIAWNAIALRERYGDKSLTLLKAWSQFYWIAVLGLAIIGTIRLSRQAGWLAVIAHPAVSTWSYFAGVHAVVIANDRYHFPSTPFIAMLAAYSIVGMLSHSKTGARNSEVKVLEARS from the coding sequence ATGAAGCGCTACGCTCAGAGTTGGGTTCTTGCCCTCGGATTGATGATTCGAATTGCCTGGGCAATAGCTGTTCCCGTCCAGCCCGTTTCCGACAGTATTGCTTACGATACGCTTGCCCGTTCGCTAGTGAGTGGGAGCGGTTATGGCTTTCAACCTGGAGACCCTAGTGCATACTGGCCGCCCGGTACATCGTTTGTATACGCTGTTCTCTACGCTATTTTCGGCACGAATTACCTCCCAGTTGTTCTTCTGAACTTAGGGCTGTTTTTAATCCTATCTGCTGTAACGATGTCCCTAACGGCGCAATGGTTTGGTCGCCGTACAGCTATTATTACCGGAATCCTGCTTGCTTGCTGGCCACTGCACGTGCAGATGACCACGATCTTGGCGAGCGAGCTGTTGTTTACAACTCTGGTAGTTGTTGCTTGGAGGATTTGGCTGAACGAGCAAATCACACTCCGGCTCAGGACAATCGCAGTTGGGATTTTGATGGGGGGCGCAGTCTACGTTCGAACGACAGCCTTACTCCTTCCCGGCTTGTTTGTATGGGTTCGCAGCATTAAAATCCGCAAATTGTTCGAGTCAGCGATCGCCGGACTGCTCGTGTTGATTATTGCACTAGGTCTTGTCGCTCCTTGGTCCTACCGCAACTATCGCGTTCTCGGAGAGTTGGTGTTGGTATCGACCAACGGCGGTCCCGTGTTTTGGATGGGGAATAATTCCGAGAGCACGGGTGATTACATGCCATTGCCTCCCGAAGTCAAGGGGATGAGCGAAGTCGAGCGAGCGAGCTATTTGAAAAAGCTTGCTGTTCAACACGTTCGCGAGCAACCGCTGCAATTTGTCCGGCGTAGCGTCGTGAGACTATTCAAAACCCACAATCGCGAAACTATTGGCATTGCCTGGAATGCGATCGCGCTGCGAGAACGCTATGGAGACAAGTCACTGACTCTACTCAAGGCTTGGAGCCAGTTCTACTGGATTGCCGTGCTCGGGCTAGCCATTATTGGTACGATTCGCCTCAGCCGGCAAGCGGGATGGCTGGCGGTCATTGCACACCCCGCAGTTTCGACATGGAGCTATTTTGCCGGTGTCCATGCCGTCGTAATAGCCAACGATCGATACCATTTCCCCAGCACGCCGTTCATTGCCATGCTGGCTGCTTACTCAATTGTGGGTATGCTGAGTCACAGCAAGACGGGAGCACGCAATAGTGAAGTCAAGGTGCTGGAAGCGCGCAGCTAA